A stretch of Rhododendron vialii isolate Sample 1 chromosome 4a, ASM3025357v1 DNA encodes these proteins:
- the LOC131323548 gene encoding AP-5 complex subunit mu has translation MAGGCSIRALWILNNHDVVVFSRRFPVVERRWRTACKSENESCSDENVGNNVLPLLPTDSELASAFVDRKMREGSARGFGIRVAQSAEGSDSWVDDPITRHIISLYVNKEDEGENHLLWPLILHIKGHYCILVLPLVEPRHLKAYARICKRPDCGNAVGMDESLSSLLLDLPSITGAFMVAHAVGDVVAGDTPEPEVVVNVSPSVGGLLDSLTGSIGISGRAKPAAAPVPASSTSSTALGGAVASDAPNSRPLDKDTLRNFISSSMPFGTPLDLNYSNISAIKLYGFASSDLPPADRKQPAWKPYIYKGKQRIIFTIHEAVNAAMYDRDEIPDVISISGQVNCRAELEGLPDVSFPMTGLDTARIEVLSFHPCAQVPEQGVDKQAVMFTPPLGNFVLMRYQALCGIGPPIKGFYQLSMVSENEGAFLFKLHLMERYKAPLTLEFCTVTMPFPRRRVVSFDGTPSVGTVSTTEHSVEWKIITSGRGISGKSIEATFPGTVKFAPWQTQRSISSGSVLGSLAGEDSDTEPEATNSLVNVEEFLLEKMNKDLQAVDLEEPFCWQAYDYAKVSFKIGGASLSGISIDPKSVSIFPAVKAPVEFSIQVTSGEYILWNTLGKCPSAATTKV, from the exons ATGGCCGGCGGTTGCAGCATCAGAGCTCTCTGGATCCTCAACAATCACGACGTCGTCGTCTTCTCCAG GAGGTTTCCGGTGGTGGAGAGGAGGTGGCGCACCGCCTGTAAGAGCGAGAACGAGAGCTGTTCCGACGAGAATGTTGGAAACAATGTGCTGCCGTTGCTTCCGACTGATTCAGAGTTGGCTTCTGCGTTTGTGGACCGCAAAATGAG GGAGGGGTCTGCTCGTGGGTTTGGCATACGTGTAGCTCAGTCAGCTGAAGGGTCCGATTCGTGGGTTGATGATCCAATTACACGTCATATTATAAGCCTATATGTTAACAAAGAAGATGAAGGAGAGAATCATCTCTTATGGCCTTTAATTTTGCACATAAAAGGCCATTACTGCATCCTTGTATTGCCTTTAGTTGAACCTCGTCATCTGAAGGCATATGCGAGAATATGTAAAAGACCTGATTGTGGAAATGCTGTTGGAATGGATGAAAGTTTGTCATCCCTCCTCCTTGATCTTCCATCCATCACAGG GGCCTTTATGGTGGCACATGCCGTAGGGGACGTAGTTGCCGGGGATACTCCGGAGCCTGAGGTGGTTGTTAATGTTTCTCCATCAGTGGGGGGGTTATTGGATTCCCTAACTGGCAGTATAGGAATTTCAGGGAGAGCAAAACCTGCAGCAGCACCAGTTCCAGCTTCTTCTACTTCGAGCACTGCTCTAGGTGGGGCCGTTGCGTCAGATGCTCCAAATTCACGGCCCTTGGACAAAGATACTCTTCGAAATTTTATTAGCAGCTCAATGCCCTTTG GTACACCCTTGGACCTCAATTATTCCAATATTTCCGCCATTAAGCTTTATGGCTTTGCTTCATCAGATTTGCCCCCTGCAGACAGAAAACAGCCTGCTTggaaaccatatatatataaagggaaGCAGAGAATCATTTTCACTATTCATGAGGCAGTGAATGCTGCAATGTATGACCGAGATGAGATTCCAGATGTCATTTCAATTTCTGGTCAAGTGAATTGTAGAGCAGAACTAGAAGGTTTGCCGGATGTTTCTTTCCCCATGACTGGGTTGGACACAGCTCGCATAGAGgttttatcatttcatccttGCGCTCAAGTTCCGGAGCAAGGAGTAGATAAGCAGGCTGTGATGTTTACACCACCATTGGGTAACTTTGTGTTGATGCGTTATCAAGCTCTTTGTGGCATTGGTCCTCCAATAAAAGGTTTTTACCAGCTGTCAATGGTCTCTGAAAATGAAGGCGCGTTTCTATTTAAGTTGCATCTTATGGAACGTTACAAAGCTCCTCTAACACTAGAGTTCTGCACCGTGACCATGCCTTTTCCTAGGCGAAGAGTGGTTTCGTTTGATGGGACGCCTTCTGTTGGAACAGTTTCAACAACGGAGCATTCAGTTGAGTGGAAAATTATAACAAGTGGAAGAGGTATTAGTGGTAAGAGCATTGAAGCAACTTTTCCCGGAACAGTTAAGTTTGCACCATGGCAAACACAAAGATCGATATCCTCTGGGTCAGTCTTGGGAAGTCTTGCTGGTGAAGACAGTGATACAGAACCCGAGGCCACTAATAGTTTGGTGAATGTAGAGGAGTTTTTATTGGAAAAGATGAATAAGGACCTCCAAGCAGTTGACCTCGAGGAGCCATTTTGCTGGCAGGCCTACGATTATGCTAAA GTATCTTTCAAGATCGGGGGGGCATCCTTATCTGGAATCTCCATTGATCCAAAATCT GTAAGCATCTTTCCAGCTGTAAAAGCACCGGTGGAGTTCTCAATTCAG GTTACCTCTGGGGAATATATATTGTGGAATACATTAGGGAAATGTCCATCTGCTGCCACTACAAAAGTATAG
- the LOC131322476 gene encoding S-adenosylmethionine decarboxylase proenzyme 4, with the protein MAGFEGFEKRLELNFSGDDPVAVAGGRVDLGLRRLGFESLQKVLHAVQCTVVSAVANHYFDAYVLSESSLFVYPTKIIIKTCGTTQLLKSIRPLLGYAADMGLILCGCRYTRGSFIFPNSQPYPHTSFREEVNYLENKLPNTLIYRKATVMDSSDTDHHQWHAFTASDGTHFVSDEFYTVEVCMTELDPVLARKFFRRPNCEYSGDMDGKEMTAMTGIGDITPNAIICDYGFDPCGYSMNGVDMDRYSTIHVTPEDGFSYASFEWVGPGCDGLGEVLKKVAKVFRPATMSVATTGAGREVWTRVKSALEPMGLKCRSVAADDFPAVGSVVFQTFATRRN; encoded by the coding sequence ATGGCTGGCTTCGAAGGCTTCGAAAAGCGCCTGGAGCTGAACTTCTCCGGCGACGATCCTGTAGCGGTCGCCGGAGGCCGGGTCGACCTCGGCCTCCGGCGGCTGGGGTTCGAGTCGCTGCAGAAAGTGCTCCACGCGGTGCAGTGCACCGTGGTGTCAGCGGTCGCCAACCACTACTTCGATGCCTATGTCTTGTCGGAATCGAGCCTGTTCGTTTACCCCACCAAGATCATCATAAAAACATGTGGGACCACCCAGCTGTTGAAATCCATCCGTCCGTTGCTGGGCTACGCTGCCGATATGGGTCTGATCCTCTGCGGGTGCAGGTACACCCGAGGCAGCTTCATTTTTCCGAATTCCCAACCTTACCCCCACACAAGCTTCAGGGAAGAGGTCAATTACTTGGAAAATAAGCTCCCGAACACACTTATTTACAGAAAGGCCACTGTGATGGATTCGTCCGATACCGATCACCACCAATGGCATGCTTTCACTGCCAGCGATGGGACCCACTTCGTTTCCGACGAGTTTTACACCGTTGAGGTTTGCATGACGGAGCTGGACCCCGTTCTGGCAAGAAAATTTTTCCGGCGACCCAATTGCGAGTATTCCGGCGATATGGATGGGAAAGAGATGACGGCAATGACGGGGATCGGTGATATAACCCCTAATGCGATTATCTGCGATTATGGGTTTGACCCGTGCGGGTATTCTATGAACGGAGTTGATATGGATAGGTACTCGACGATCCACGTGACGCCGGAGGACGGGTTCAGCTACGCGAGTTTCGAGTGGGTCGGGCCGGGCTGCGACGGGCTCGGCGAGGTGTTGAAGAAGGTGGCGAAGGTTTTCCGGCCGGCGACCATGTCGGTGGCCACGACGGGCGCCGGGCGGGAGGTGTGGACGCGTGTCAAGAGCGCGTTGGAGCCGATGGGGTTGAAATGCCGGAGCGTCGCGGCGGATGACTTCCCGGCCGTAGGGAGTGTGGTATTCCAAACGTTCGCGACTCGCCGGAATTAG